A single region of the Trichocoleus sp. FACHB-46 genome encodes:
- a CDS encoding ankyrin repeat domain-containing protein, protein MQIHLQVKQGNIAGVAAQIASGVDVDALDEYSAQTPLMVAVTSLNAGLDMMQFLIDQGADINAVDEETQKTVLGFAVQTGNLDKVRSLLEAGADIHYQTSGGYDVLINAVHGRDIARDPHLIPLLNLLIERGAKVDGVSRYGESALRVISIVGRFDAVQVLLAAGADAEQLAWTDLMYAIVFEPLATVHELLEQGADLTARDCWLRTPWLLCLQMGDVEKAKLLLAAGANPHDVGISGKTALMFAIESDCTKIVQWLVEQGWKIEVPDEFGDMPLMVAASRGATDCVQILIEHGADPKRANHCNDTAIKVAANLPIVRILVNAGEDMSEINDDMRKILTEVGGEDLQLSLEQYVAGRHRRFGQTNPEVMDIEFWKAMIRCGHPAYYAQAQFPDTGDLEEPVWCYYRYGRTITELPDGRIVEIGGEHEDYYDPDFCIYNDVVVYAGDGTFKILGYPQAVFPPTDFHRATLAGDYIYIIGNLGYAESRIEQETPVYRLHCQTFQIEQVETIGDRPGWISRHQAAYKEPSQIWITGGQIYVRRNGQSEYIENQADYILDLTDFRWTRRTD, encoded by the coding sequence ATGCAAATTCATCTACAGGTAAAACAGGGAAATATTGCAGGAGTCGCAGCGCAAATTGCGAGCGGTGTAGATGTTGATGCTTTAGACGAGTATTCTGCTCAAACTCCCTTAATGGTTGCTGTCACGAGTCTGAATGCAGGTCTCGATATGATGCAGTTTCTAATCGACCAAGGAGCAGATATCAACGCTGTGGATGAGGAGACGCAAAAGACAGTCTTGGGCTTTGCTGTGCAAACAGGCAATCTGGATAAGGTGCGATCGCTTCTAGAGGCAGGGGCTGACATTCATTATCAGACTTCAGGTGGCTATGATGTTCTGATTAATGCTGTGCATGGTCGAGATATTGCTAGAGATCCACACTTAATCCCTCTCTTGAACTTACTGATTGAGCGAGGAGCCAAGGTTGACGGTGTGAGTCGCTATGGAGAATCAGCCCTGCGGGTCATCTCAATAGTTGGGAGATTTGATGCGGTCCAGGTGTTACTTGCAGCAGGAGCTGATGCAGAGCAACTTGCCTGGACAGACCTCATGTATGCGATCGTCTTTGAACCCTTAGCAACGGTTCACGAACTGCTGGAGCAAGGTGCGGATCTCACAGCACGGGACTGCTGGCTTAGAACTCCTTGGCTGCTCTGCTTGCAAATGGGCGATGTGGAAAAGGCGAAACTGCTCTTAGCTGCTGGCGCTAATCCTCATGATGTGGGAATTAGTGGCAAGACTGCCTTGATGTTTGCCATCGAAAGCGATTGCACAAAAATTGTGCAGTGGTTAGTTGAGCAAGGATGGAAAATTGAAGTGCCAGATGAATTTGGCGATATGCCGTTAATGGTAGCCGCAAGCAGGGGTGCAACAGATTGTGTGCAGATTTTAATCGAGCATGGCGCTGATCCCAAGCGGGCCAATCATTGTAATGATACAGCCATTAAAGTTGCGGCGAATCTACCCATTGTTCGTATCCTGGTGAATGCAGGTGAGGACATGAGTGAGATTAATGATGATATGCGGAAAATCCTCACAGAAGTCGGTGGCGAAGATCTCCAACTATCGCTAGAACAATATGTAGCCGGAAGACATCGGCGCTTTGGGCAAACTAATCCAGAAGTGATGGATATTGAGTTCTGGAAAGCGATGATTCGCTGCGGTCACCCTGCCTATTATGCTCAAGCTCAGTTCCCTGACACCGGGGACTTAGAGGAACCTGTCTGGTGCTACTACCGGTATGGCAGAACGATTACCGAGTTGCCCGATGGAAGAATCGTGGAAATCGGGGGTGAACATGAAGATTACTACGACCCAGACTTTTGTATTTACAATGATGTTGTGGTTTATGCAGGAGATGGCACATTTAAGATTTTAGGCTATCCCCAAGCAGTGTTTCCGCCCACAGACTTTCATAGAGCCACTTTAGCAGGAGACTACATCTACATCATTGGCAACCTGGGCTACGCTGAGAGCAGGATAGAGCAGGAAACGCCAGTGTATCGCTTGCATTGCCAAACCTTCCAGATTGAACAGGTAGAGACCATAGGGGATCGGCCTGGATGGATTAGCCGTCACCAAGCGGCCTACAAAGAGCCGTCGCAGATCTGGATTACAGGCGGACAAATCTACGTGAGGCGAAATGGCCAAAGTGAATATATTGAGAATCAAGCGGATTACATCCTAGATTTAACAGATTTCCGCTGGACGCGCAGAACTGACTAA